From Impatiens glandulifera unplaced genomic scaffold, dImpGla2.1, whole genome shotgun sequence, the proteins below share one genomic window:
- the LOC124918357 gene encoding F-box protein CPR1-like — protein MPLTVPFIWNPSTRMSIKLPYKSTDIAIHPGLCTSCVYRIGYDNTNDDYKVVRIVVYLILGFGIEYEIKVYSLRSNSWHRPEKFPHCPNWKSFGNSIVCGSLHWISTVKSEKSDLKEESLIVAFDIGTEKDRVLPQPQYRGPYYKLYVDDLGECLSLSCHYKSSTLLKEYGGTNESWLRLAQNIPVPSNHVVKSAAYSNCGKNVLLSMDDDNLVWYDLDSESLEDPRIHADENYSFEVETLAWKIYYDVAEAG, from the exons ATGCCCTTGACAGTACCTTTTATATGGAATCCATCAACCCGAATGTCTATAAAATTGCCTTACAAATCGACTGATATCGCAATTCATCCAGGTTTATGTACCTCCTGTGTTTATCGAATTGGTTACGATAACACCAATGACGATTACAAGGTAGTGAGAATTGTGGTGTACCTAATTCTGGGTTTTGGCATCGAATACGAGATTAAAGTTTATAGTTTGAGATCAAATTCGTGGCATAGGCCTGAGAAGTTTCCTCATTGTCCGAATTGGAAAAGCTTTGGAAATTCCATTGTTTGTGGATCTCTGCACTGGATCTCAACTGTGAAATCAGAGAAATCAGATTTAAAAGAGGAAAGTTTGATTGTTGCCTTTGATATTGGGACAGAAAAAGACAGAGTACTTCCACAGCCACAATACCGCGGTCCTTATTACAAATTATATGTGGATGATTTAGGAGAATGCCTTTCTTTAAGTTGTCATTACAAATCATCGACT TTGCTGAAAGAATATGGTGGGACGAATGAATCTTGGTTGAGATTGGCACAAAATATTCCTGTTCCATCTAATCATGTGGTGAAATCTGCTGCTTATTCAAATTGTGGTAAGAATGTACTTTTGAGCATGGATGATGATAATCTTGTTTGGTATGACTTAGATTCGGAGTCACTTGAAGATCCTAGGATTCATGCTGACGAGAACTATTCATTCGAAGTTGAGACTCTTGCTTGGAAAATCTATTACGATGTTGCAGAAGCTGGATAA